Sequence from the Scomber scombrus chromosome 1, fScoSco1.1, whole genome shotgun sequence genome:
GTCATCAATGCAGGACTTGGAGGTTATTTTGGTAAAAGCTTGACAATGATTGAAAGAGAGGAGCACAGATGTACATGACTGGAGTAATCTGCACAGGTGGATTAGTTCATACATGTTTATTAGTtcttgaaacatgtttttagcTCTTTAGCACTAAAAACATGGCatggcaaggcagctttatttatatagtgcatttcatacacaatggcaactcaatgtgctttacaaatgTGGCGTTTGTCTAGCTAACATAAAAACTGTGCGTGGGTCCCCTTTGTAGCAGAAGTGACGTAGTAAGCAACAAAATCTGGACACACATAATAGAAACAGATGTGAACAGCAATGTGTTTTctgctgtccacttgtgatcggatcagCTGAGACACATGTTAATGTCAGGTTAAAACAGGGTcatttggcgcttttccactacacagttccagcacgactcgcctcgactcggatCGCCTCAgtacggttccttttccattacaaaaaaggacctactcaacgtgggcggggtcgtcatagcgcggctccacgaaactgccgtgacttcattttatacgcgacacaaaacacataaacaatggaggacatggaggcaatggtgtacttgctgctgtatgaggctttctgtcacacacaaagcaagaaaattgagccgtatggctgtaactatggtaacgctgctgctggtatttaaaaatgccgggtttgattcttgtgtgggacggctcatgactcttccagcgacaactcttctgaccaatcagcggccagtaGTGTGTCGAAGTCACATTtaagtaccggcttggctcgcttggaacctcggcagagcaggtactaaaaaagtacctggtaccaggtactttccctagtggaaacgcaaaaagaaccgaggcgagccgagccgagtcgaggcgaggcgagtcatgctggaactgtgtagtggaaaagcaccaatTGTGTGTTAGGGccttttaaaatcagttttctgATATGATAAAAGTTTGATGTTGTTTCATCACAAAAAGCTTTTCTGTACTTTCCTGCTGCAGTTAAATAATCCTCTTGTAATTCATGTAGGAAcacatatttgtattatatcatTGTGcttattttacaacatttttctcaattttaTCACAAGTAAAtagataagagaaaaaaagagctgcaAAACACACACGTCTGTCCTTCTCACTTTCATACATAATTACTATCATCACACTTTTGTCAGTGCACTTGTTAAAGCATCAATCATCACCGTCGATTCATCTCGCCCAAGACCTCCTCACCTACAACCGTCTGCAGCCTGTTTCCACATCGCAGACAcctgtgagaaaaaacaaaaaccttctCACAGCATCTTCTCTCTCATATTACAGCTAATGAGAAACACTCTCCATCATCATGTCATTCCTTTACGGGACAGTGTGGGAGGGAGaatttttttttggctctgtACCACCTCTGTCACTGTGAGGTTTATTCATCATCGCCGTGGCTTTCCGGCTTTCTGTCGAGTGAAATATGTCAATGGCATGAGGAATAGGTCCACTGTCGAGTCTTATGTCACTGTCATGCCCACAGTTGCCGTCAACAACACTCCCAGGAAACATTCATTGTGCAAACATTTTGATGATGCAGGCGGCACAATGGAGACATTCATCATGTCGGACTTTTTGGGACTGTTAGGAATTCATACTGATGTGAGTTTGTCCGAAATTTCCATCTAATTCAAACCTTGTGTTACAGCTTCAAAGGCGGAGATAACAACATATGTGAAGATAAACATCAACACGTGAAATTCTCATTGAAATTCAGCAGTTTTTCCCatttgaggagaaaaaaaaagaaacattgacAGCTTCAGTCGAGACTAATAATTTCCTGCTGCTGCCTTCACAATTACATCGAACCTTTTTTGTAGAGCACAGAAGTGATTTCTGTGGAAACCAGAAATCGGTTGTGTCAGGCACATTGAGCTTGTAGCTTGCAGAGCCACGTCTGCTTGATTGGCATTCCCAGCAGTGCATGCGTGGTCTGCCATTATATTTGCATAATGTACAAGTTATTTTAACTCTTGACCGTTCGTGACGTGCATTCAGCGTCCCTTCCTGTGCAAATCTCCATATTTACAGCGAGAGCCGGGTTGATATTTTTCCCCCCGTTTCCTGCTTTTTTGTAAGATGACATTACCCCCCCGACAGGAACATACCGCTGTTGatactgtttttaaaattgctgcttttaaaatgttgtcattagacacactgattcattttcttttatcaaTGGACCGCTGCGCTGCTCTTTGTGTATGAGTCATTTTTCCGTCCATACTGGTTTAAGGTTAGGAAGCAACACTTCTCTAACTGTACTATAATTTTATACTACTTTTATATGGAGCAGTGTCTCTTTTCACATGCTGAATCTAAACTGAGAAAAAGTGTCTGTTTTACTGTCTAGTGTGTATACCAGCTTTACattgttaaagaaaaataaataaaaggataaGGCTGCAATTttctctatttaaaaaaaaaaagtcaatgtcAATATGACACTCAGACATACTATTTCGACAACATCAATATTCCTCTTGTACATAGTGTTactattttccttttaaattcCCATTGTTCGTATTGCttgtttacttattatttaatgttctttattctttttattgatgctctttctagtttttcctctcttctttgctgctgtaatgctgTAAATTTCCTTTtatcttattgtcaacaaaccaacaatgaactgatctacttacAAGCATTGTATGTCTGATATATCTCGTTCCTTTTGTGCTGTCGGCCGCTGTTGTTGcccaaaaacacatcagtgagcctgACCGCTGCCCtttattatgaagagtttgatcatttaagtttatttagAATCGGCTCCAAACATTAATGCTTCTCTTTACAGTAAAGAATCATGCTTTTTCCATATTGATCAGTCTCTGACCCAGACATGGTAGAACATAGTCAGGACTTTGTGACATGCAGCACAACGTGTGTGGTGGCATTTTCCTGTCGCAGAGAGTGAGATCTATACTTGAACTTGACttattattagtctttggagccgtttctaagacaaccttaaccctcctgttgtcctcgggtcaattttgacagTCAAACAGTCCAAACCAGATCGGGACAGTTTTGAGGGCAAAAGTTGCAGGTTGACATCAAACAACAAGGAGAGTAAGTATAACAACGCTCTGCAGGAACAAGAAACATGTCACCAAATGCAGAGTGTGCTTCATTaacgtgtttttaatagtttttggacgaTAATGGAGGTGTATGGCATAAAGGAATAGGATAtttcaggctttggatacacacacgatacttgttagtagatcagttcactgttggattggctccaaacatgagatttattgacaataagaagcatgtagaaatacagaattatccttttaaaaataataataaaagaggaCAAAGAGTTTTGATTCTTATTATCTGTGATTCTGAAACCAAAAGTTGTATTTTGTTGTAACATCTATTGAGAAAGACTCTTAGTTCATTGTTGGTCTGGCTCCAAATGTGAGATTTGTCAACAATAcgatttagtttagtttatttattcatttcgaacaagttcaaataaaataaaatataagatatagGCAGCCAAACATAAGGAAATAGAAATAACAGCAAACtttagataaacaacaaaataataagcaTAAAATAAGGAACTTTTCTAATAAAACTCAAAAAACCCATTAGcaataacaataagaaaaacggAAAAATGCCAAATCCTGTAATTAACTggctaattgttgcagctttataacctataacagtgtttttttatattttgcatgtttctattttaacattataataatatttgtccatttttttctgcttcattgTACACAGCAGCCTTTTAAAAGGTGAAATCTTGCTCCTCACCGTCGAGGGAGGAGGACAATGGGGGCCGGTGGGGTTTCCCCCCAAGCCCTGCTGTGGCTCAACCTGTTCGGCTTCATCTCTCTTGGGTCGCCCCTCAACCCGGACGACCCCAACGTGTGCAGCCACTGGGAGAGGTCAGTCCTATAACGAATTCACCCTCtttttctacttctacttcttctcccCTTATACTCAGAGTGAAATAAAAACCACTCgacactttcaaaaaaaagCTGCGGTGAACTAATGGACTCCCCGCCACAAATCAAGGGGCGAGGGGTTTGCCAATAATCAAAAGCAAAAAGGAAAAGGTTTACTCCAGGGGACAGACCCAGGCCATAAATTCAGAGTGATGCTAATGTGACTGTTTGAGTGGTGAGACCACTCAGTGCTACGCTGAGTAAAAGCACAATGTCCTTTTCTGATGAGAGCGATACAGAGTGCAGGTGCCGTGATCGATAATATCTCAGTGTAATCAGTAGGAATTGTTGGAATAGGTAATATCTCTGAGGACTGTTAcaggttttttatttattactgaaGGTTAGACTCAGTTCGGTAACCTTTATTCAACACAAAGGGGAAACACAATGAGAACAAGCTGGTTAGGTTGTTCAGTGAAGAAGTCAGAGGTTATTTTACAATTCTTGGAAAAttcatggaaataaaataaagctttttttttttttttttttttttaatttctcagaAACAAATCGATGCACCtgaaacatttttcatattaataaatagCACCACAAGGACAAAGCTGTAGCCTGAGCTTTCTATCCTGGGATCAATACTTCACATCTTGATGATCAGTTTTAAAAGGAAGAATTATTGACTTCATAGCAGCATGAGAAAAATTACGTGTGTGATGTTTAGTTGAATAATACTGTGTCCTTTTCCTCAACAATGCTGCTCTGTGTATAGTTTTCAACGAGACCTTGAGAGTCATTCAAACGGAAATTTAATTGAACGCAGTCTTCTCAACATTTTATAAGCATCCTTGTtaatgctttgttttgttttctgtacgTTCAGCTATGCAGTGACTGTCCAGGAGTCCTACGCTCACCCGTTCGACCAGGTCTACTACACCCGCTGCACCGACATCCTCAACTGGTTCAAATGCACCAGACACAGGtatgaaccatagactgtatatataatggacgtaacatccgtgacgtcacccattggtttgtggactgctgttttgaggccaatagtatcagatctgagaaAATTTGAGGTGCATGTcgggaaagaaaagaacacagattcgacttatatgggcatctggaggagcaagaggacggagcgggggaggttgcaagggctggatctaccacagtctacaccggcaacctggtgatgctaaccaagttagctgttacgactatagccacaaaactccggagaaaactgtcggtgtgaaataagttcacggctatttcctgcagtctatctgtcctcctgaacctgtgaatcaatcaacccgTCAATCACGAtctagccacgccctaatgcataccctgctttatcatcaaatataaaatcagggaggccaaaatgtcccaaatgaacatcatactgcattgaagaaggctttaaactagcgattgagaccataaacacattttgaaaacgtttactgaggttagaaatcaagtgagaagttggtgaattctccattgacttgtatagagaagGAAGtctttttgacaccaaaacggtcgccccctggtggccttttggtaGAATGCAGTTCTAAGTTAGTTttgtgttggcctcatttcagaggaccggagctccccgcctggtatgaACACACAGAGACGTGTTGAACATGTTTTGAACCGTGGATCAGACAAactaaaacattcaaatatgtCACCATGGGCTCTAAGAAATTATAACAGAcatcttttactgttttctgacatttcacagACATAACTAATACATGTAGAAGATAATCAGCTTAATTTATCGatcaaaaaatgattaattgtaGCCATAAGTAATATAGATTTACCAAAATCTCAGACAAAAGTAGCAAattcttacatttgagaagctaatTCCACcaaatgtttggctttttacTTCATAAATAACTTATACTtgatcataatttaaaaaatgtaaagttttaatCATATTATCTAATGGTTCCAGCACTATTCTGGACTATAAAATCAGTGATCACATGTTAACAGATCCGTTCCTCTTCACctcaatatataataataataataataataataatatgagtcTGAATCCGACTCACATCTCATGTCCAGTACGTTAAACTCTGTTCGTCCTCTGTCGCTGTCAGTCTACTACCCGACTCAGGCAGTCCAGCTCTATCTGATGTGGTCATTTTGATGAGCGACTATCGGCGTAGCGGCTTTAATGACCACATTAAGCTTTATAGCCACCAGTTTAGCTCCTCCGGGTAAGAGCTGAGTCATTGATCTCAAGACGAAATGTCAGAAAGCATCATCGTCCTTGAGCGAGTGGGAGTAAATCTCTTCATATTTTAAGTgcggcctttttttttttttttagaagtgtaatgattttaatgtttctgaATAACATGATAAGGCGTGAACtcctcctttaaccctcctgttgtcctcgagtcaaggaaggaagagaggaagaaggaaggaaaggagggaggaagaaaggcagggaggaagaaggaaggaaaggagggagggaggaaggaaggaaggaagaaagggagggaggaagaaggaaggaaaggagggaggaaggaaggaaatgaaggaaaggagggaggaagaaagagagggaggaagaaagggagggaggaagaaggaaggaaaggagggagggaggaaggaaggaaaggaaggaaaggagggaggaagaaggaagggaaggagggaggaagaaagggagggaggaagaaagggagggaggaagaaagaaggaaaggagggagggaggaaggaagaaggagggagggaggaaagaaggtaagaaagaaggaaggagggagggaggaagggaggaagggaggaaggaagaaggaaggaaaggagggaggaaggaaggagggagggaggaaaggaggaaagaaggaaagaaagaaagaaggaaggaaggaaggagggagggagggaggaaggaaggaagggaggaaggaagaaggaaggaaaggagggaggaaggaaggagggagggaggaaagaaggagggagggagaaaggaagagaggaaggaaggaaagaaggacagaggaaagaaggtagggaagaaagggggatggaggaagtacagaaggaaggaaggaaggaaggaaggaaggaaagagaggaagaaggaacagtcaaaacaacgacacaaaggtttaaCTAGGGAGTAAATGTAGTTAtctgaatgaaaagaagacCTGAAGAATGAAGAATGAAGCACGTCCTCTGACAtttatcctctctctctatcttttgtgtgtgtgtgtgtgtgtgtgtgtgtgtgtgtgtgtgtgtgtgtgtgtgtgtgtgtgtgtgtgtgtgtgtgtgtgtgtgtgtgtgtgtacaggatCAGCTA
This genomic interval carries:
- the LOC133996929 gene encoding multiple epidermal growth factor-like domains protein 11 is translated as MGAGGVSPQALLWLNLFGFISLGSPLNPDDPNVCSHWESYAVTVQESYAHPFDQVYYTRCTDILNWFKCTRHRISYKTAYRRGVRTMYRRRSQCCPGFFESGDLCSLYQMEMQLVSMLSIVLCIEGGEDSVYQGRDEAG